In Arachis hypogaea cultivar Tifrunner chromosome 17, arahy.Tifrunner.gnm2.J5K5, whole genome shotgun sequence, a single window of DNA contains:
- the LOC112762543 gene encoding mechanosensitive ion channel protein 2, chloroplastic isoform X4, which produces MLCSFHHHHLGLQFHSTMAYSGSHRLHSNIESCGFCHKPMCADRLCFVNINHSPECLRRDSSALILSRVHVPLRPLRCVSVCQSTLIPAGGCEAPLRNLATISLSRPQCTISGKPIVQFVHQFIPALGIIGFAVWGLEPLLRLSRTLFLQTDKSWKKSSLRYLMKSYLQPLLLWTGVMLICRDLDPLVLPSETSQAVKQRLLSFVRSLSTVLTFAYCSSSLIKQAQKSCMEMNDSSDERNMRIDFTGKALYTAIWVAAVSLFMELLGFSTQKWLTAGGLGTVLLSLAGREIFMNFLSSIMIHTTRPFVVNERIKTKIKDDEVSGRVEHVGWWSPTIVRGADCEAVHIPNQKLSVNIVRNLSKKSHWRIKTHLAISHLDVNKINNILADMRKVLAKNPQIEQKRLHRRVFLEDINPENQALMILISCFVKTSHSEEYLRVKEAILLDLLRVIDHHGARLATPIRTIQKMYSVTDSEADPFDENLFTRSRAKANRPFSSKDSPYNVKPSIHSNITNEKDTKFEETLTSDLKVDDDFAGPSTSTSSVNSSNEKFNPSESKTKNMDRDNSVQKTSKSMQPKEKAGSAGNRTSPEFLLTSKKSGRGDATNSVTSSPSKKGEEKDKSGGSSSSTIPSLKENIVLDAALLGAKRTLEIDDKISPPIAAEPPEFAIQQKGCEPRGIKDHKGCKKSPNAKQSD; this is translated from the exons ATGTTGTGCtcatttcatcatcatcaccttgGGCTTCAGTTCCATTCAACAATGGCCTATTCGGGTTCACATAGGCTACACAGCAATATCGAAAGCTGCGGTTTTTGTCAT AAGCCCATGTGTGCAGATCGATTGTGTTTTGTAAATATCAATCATTCGCCAGAGTGTTTG AGGCGGGATTCTTCTGCACTTATCCTATCCAGAGTACATGTCCCACTTAGGCCCTTACGATGTGTTTCGGTGTGCCAGTCCACACTAATACCAGCTGGAGGGTGTGAGGCTCCACTCAGGAATTTGGCTACTATTTCTTTATCAAG GCCACAGTGCACTATATCAGGAAAACCCATTGTACAATTTGTACATCAATTCATCCCTGCCCTTGGTATCATTGGTTTTGCTGTCTGGGGTCTAGAGCCACTTCTGCGCCTGAGCAGGACTCTATTTCTGCAA ACTGACAAAAGTTGGAAGAAAAGTAGTTTGCGTTATTTAATGAAATCTTATCTTCAACCTTTGCTGCTATGGACAGGGGTTATGCTCATATGCAG GGATTTAGATCCATTAGTCTTACCATCAGAAACCAGTCAGGCTGTGAAGCAACGGCTGCTGAGTTTTGTGAGATCCTTGTCAACAGTCCTTACATTTGCTTATTGTTCTTCAAG CTTAATTAAGCAAGCACAAAAAAGTTGTATGGAGATGAATGACTCCAGTGATGAAAGGAAT ATGAGGATTGATTTTACTGGTAAAGCTTTATATACTGCAATATGGGTAGCTGCTGTGTCACTGTTCATGGAGTTGCTGGGATTCTCCACACAGAAATGGTTGACTGCTGGTGGTTTGGGCACAGTATTGCTTTCGCTTGCAGGTCGTGAG ATATTCATGAACTTCCTTTCAAGTATAATGATTCATACAACTCGACCATTTGTTGTGAATGAGCGGATTAAAACAAAGATTAAAGATGATGAGGTTTCTGGTAGAGTTGAG CATGTAGGCTGGTGGTCACCAACAATTGTTAGAGGTGCTGATTGTGAAGCAGTACATATTCCTAACCAGAAGTTGAGTGTAAACATTGTAAGGAATCTTAGTAAGAAATCTCATTGGCGCATCAAGACTCATCTTGCCATCAGTCACTTGGATGTTAACAAGATCAAT AATATCCTAGCTGATATGCGCAAGGTTTTGGCTAAAAATCCTCAAATAGAGCAGAAAAGATTGCATAGAAGGGTTTTTCTGGAGGATATCAATCCAGAAAATCAGGCTCTTATG ATATTAATATCTTGCTttgttaaaacttcacattccGAAGAGTACCTTCGTGTTAAG gaGGCTATTCTCTTGGATCTTCTCAGAGTTATCGATCATCATGGAGCTCGACTAGCGACCCCCATCCGCACAATTCAGAAGATGTACAGTGTCACTGATTCAGAAGCCGATCCATTTGATGAGAACCTATTCACTCGTTCCAGAGCTAAGGCTAACCGTCCATTCTCATCAAAGGATTCACCTTACAATGTTAAGCCTTCAATTCATTCGAACATTACAAACGAGAAGGATACCAAGTTTGAGGAAACCTTGACATCTGACTTAAAAGTAGATGACGACTTTGCAGGGCCATCAACCTCCACATCCAGTGTAAACTCCAGCAACGAGAAATTTAACCCTTCTGAATCCAAAACCAAGAATATGGATCGTGACAATTCGGTCCAGAAGACATCCAAATCCATGCAGCCCAAGGAAAAAGCAGGAAGTGCAGGAAACAGGACATCACCGGAATTTTTGTTGACTTCCAAGAAGTCAGGCAGAGGAGATGCTACTAATTCTGTTACCTCTTCACCATCAAAGAAAGGtgaagaaaaagataaatctggtgGCTCATCATCATCAACTATTCCTTCCTTGAAAGAGAATATTGTTCTTGATGCTGCCTTGCTGGGAGCGAAACGAACACTTGAAATAGACGACAAAATTAGTCCACCTATCGCTGCAGAGCCTCCAGAATTCGCTATCCAACAGAAAGGATGTGAACCTCGTGGAATTAAGGATCACAAGGGTTGTAAGAAGTCTCCTAATGCTAAGCAGAGTGATTAG
- the LOC112762543 gene encoding mechanosensitive ion channel protein 2, chloroplastic isoform X3, whose translation MLCSFHHHHLGLQFHSTMAYSGSHRLHSNIESCGFCHPMCADRLCFVNINHSPECLRRDSSALILSRVHVPLRPLRCVSVCQSTLIPAGGCEAPLRNLATISLSRPQCTISGKPIVQFVHQFIPALGIIGFAVWGLEPLLRLSRTLFLQTDKSWKKSSLRYLMKSYLQPLLLWTGVMLICRDLDPLVLPSETSQAVKQRLLSFVRSLSTVLTFAYCSSSLIKQAQKSCMEMNDSSDERNMRIDFTGKALYTAIWVAAVSLFMELLGFSTQKWLTAGGLGTVLLSLAGREIFMNFLSSIMIHTTRPFVVNERIKTKIKDDEVSGRVEHVGWWSPTIVRGADCEAVHIPNQKLSVNIVRNLSKKSHWRIKTHLAISHLDVNKINNILADMRKVLAKNPQIEQKRLHRRVFLEDINPENQALMILISCFVKTSHSEEYLRVKEAILLDLLRVIDHHGARLATPIRTIQKMYSVTDSEADPFDENLFTRSRAKANRPFSSKDSPYNVKPSIHSNITNEKDTKFEETLTSDLKVDDDFAGPSTSTSSVNSSNEKFNPSESKTKNMDRDNSVQKTSKSMQPKEKAGSAGNRTSPEFLLTSKKSGRGDATNSVTSSPSKKGEEKDKSGGSSSSTIPSLKENIVLDAALLGAKRTLEIDDKISPPIAAEPPEFAIQQKGCEPRGIKDHKGCKKSPNAKQSD comes from the exons ATGTTGTGCtcatttcatcatcatcaccttgGGCTTCAGTTCCATTCAACAATGGCCTATTCGGGTTCACATAGGCTACACAGCAATATCGAAAGCTGCGGTTTTTGTCAT CCCATGTGTGCAGATCGATTGTGTTTTGTAAATATCAATCATTCGCCAGAGTGTTTG AGGCGGGATTCTTCTGCACTTATCCTATCCAGAGTACATGTCCCACTTAGGCCCTTACGATGTGTTTCGGTGTGCCAGTCCACACTAATACCAGCTGGAGGGTGTGAGGCTCCACTCAGGAATTTGGCTACTATTTCTTTATCAAG GCCACAGTGCACTATATCAGGAAAACCCATTGTACAATTTGTACATCAATTCATCCCTGCCCTTGGTATCATTGGTTTTGCTGTCTGGGGTCTAGAGCCACTTCTGCGCCTGAGCAGGACTCTATTTCTGCAA ACTGACAAAAGTTGGAAGAAAAGTAGTTTGCGTTATTTAATGAAATCTTATCTTCAACCTTTGCTGCTATGGACAGGGGTTATGCTCATATGCAG GGATTTAGATCCATTAGTCTTACCATCAGAAACCAGTCAGGCTGTGAAGCAACGGCTGCTGAGTTTTGTGAGATCCTTGTCAACAGTCCTTACATTTGCTTATTGTTCTTCAAG CTTAATTAAGCAAGCACAAAAAAGTTGTATGGAGATGAATGACTCCAGTGATGAAAGGAAT ATGAGGATTGATTTTACTGGTAAAGCTTTATATACTGCAATATGGGTAGCTGCTGTGTCACTGTTCATGGAGTTGCTGGGATTCTCCACACAGAAATGGTTGACTGCTGGTGGTTTGGGCACAGTATTGCTTTCGCTTGCAGGTCGTGAG ATATTCATGAACTTCCTTTCAAGTATAATGATTCATACAACTCGACCATTTGTTGTGAATGAGCGGATTAAAACAAAGATTAAAGATGATGAGGTTTCTGGTAGAGTTGAG CATGTAGGCTGGTGGTCACCAACAATTGTTAGAGGTGCTGATTGTGAAGCAGTACATATTCCTAACCAGAAGTTGAGTGTAAACATTGTAAGGAATCTTAGTAAGAAATCTCATTGGCGCATCAAGACTCATCTTGCCATCAGTCACTTGGATGTTAACAAGATCAAT AATATCCTAGCTGATATGCGCAAGGTTTTGGCTAAAAATCCTCAAATAGAGCAGAAAAGATTGCATAGAAGGGTTTTTCTGGAGGATATCAATCCAGAAAATCAGGCTCTTATG ATATTAATATCTTGCTttgttaaaacttcacattccGAAGAGTACCTTCGTGTTAAG gaGGCTATTCTCTTGGATCTTCTCAGAGTTATCGATCATCATGGAGCTCGACTAGCGACCCCCATCCGCACAATTCAGAAGATGTACAGTGTCACTGATTCAGAAGCCGATCCATTTGATGAGAACCTATTCACTCGTTCCAGAGCTAAGGCTAACCGTCCATTCTCATCAAAGGATTCACCTTACAATGTTAAGCCTTCAATTCATTCGAACATTACAAACGAGAAGGATACCAAGTTTGAGGAAACCTTGACATCTGACTTAAAAGTAGATGACGACTTTGCAGGGCCATCAACCTCCACATCCAGTGTAAACTCCAGCAACGAGAAATTTAACCCTTCTGAATCCAAAACCAAGAATATGGATCGTGACAATTCGGTCCAGAAGACATCCAAATCCATGCAGCCCAAGGAAAAAGCAGGAAGTGCAGGAAACAGGACATCACCGGAATTTTTGTTGACTTCCAAGAAGTCAGGCAGAGGAGATGCTACTAATTCTGTTACCTCTTCACCATCAAAGAAAGGtgaagaaaaagataaatctggtgGCTCATCATCATCAACTATTCCTTCCTTGAAAGAGAATATTGTTCTTGATGCTGCCTTGCTGGGAGCGAAACGAACACTTGAAATAGACGACAAAATTAGTCCACCTATCGCTGCAGAGCCTCCAGAATTCGCTATCCAACAGAAAGGATGTGAACCTCGTGGAATTAAGGATCACAAGGGTTGTAAGAAGTCTCCTAATGCTAAGCAGAGTGATTAG
- the LOC112762543 gene encoding mechanosensitive ion channel protein 2, chloroplastic isoform X8 gives MLCSFHHHHLGLQFHSTMAYSGSHRLHSNIESCGFCHPMCADRLCFVNINHSPECLRRDSSALILSRVHVPLRPLRCVSVCQSTLIPAGGCEAPLRNLATISLSRPQCTISGKPIVQFVHQFIPALGIIGFAVWGLEPLLRLSRTLFLQKTDKSWKKSSLRYLMKSYLQPLLLWTGVMLICRDLDPLVLPSETSQAVKQRLLSFVRSLSTVLTFAYCSSSLIKQAQKSCMEMNDSSDERNMRIDFTGKALYTAIWVAAVSLFMELLGFSTQKWLTAGGLGTVLLSLAGREIFMNFLSSIMIHTTRPFVVNERIKTKIKDDEVSGRVEHVGWWSPTIVRGADCEAVHIPNQKLSVNIVRNLSKKSHWRIKTHLAISHLDVNKINILISCFVKTSHSEEYLRVKEAILLDLLRVIDHHGARLATPIRTIQKMYSVTDSEADPFDENLFTRSRAKANRPFSSKDSPYNVKPSIHSNITNEKDTKFEETLTSDLKVDDDFAGPSTSTSSVNSSNEKFNPSESKTKNMDRDNSVQKTSKSMQPKEKAGSAGNRTSPEFLLTSKKSGRGDATNSVTSSPSKKGEEKDKSGGSSSSTIPSLKENIVLDAALLGAKRTLEIDDKISPPIAAEPPEFAIQQKGCEPRGIKDHKGCKKSPNAKQSD, from the exons ATGTTGTGCtcatttcatcatcatcaccttgGGCTTCAGTTCCATTCAACAATGGCCTATTCGGGTTCACATAGGCTACACAGCAATATCGAAAGCTGCGGTTTTTGTCAT CCCATGTGTGCAGATCGATTGTGTTTTGTAAATATCAATCATTCGCCAGAGTGTTTG AGGCGGGATTCTTCTGCACTTATCCTATCCAGAGTACATGTCCCACTTAGGCCCTTACGATGTGTTTCGGTGTGCCAGTCCACACTAATACCAGCTGGAGGGTGTGAGGCTCCACTCAGGAATTTGGCTACTATTTCTTTATCAAG GCCACAGTGCACTATATCAGGAAAACCCATTGTACAATTTGTACATCAATTCATCCCTGCCCTTGGTATCATTGGTTTTGCTGTCTGGGGTCTAGAGCCACTTCTGCGCCTGAGCAGGACTCTATTTCTGCAA AAGACTGACAAAAGTTGGAAGAAAAGTAGTTTGCGTTATTTAATGAAATCTTATCTTCAACCTTTGCTGCTATGGACAGGGGTTATGCTCATATGCAG GGATTTAGATCCATTAGTCTTACCATCAGAAACCAGTCAGGCTGTGAAGCAACGGCTGCTGAGTTTTGTGAGATCCTTGTCAACAGTCCTTACATTTGCTTATTGTTCTTCAAG CTTAATTAAGCAAGCACAAAAAAGTTGTATGGAGATGAATGACTCCAGTGATGAAAGGAAT ATGAGGATTGATTTTACTGGTAAAGCTTTATATACTGCAATATGGGTAGCTGCTGTGTCACTGTTCATGGAGTTGCTGGGATTCTCCACACAGAAATGGTTGACTGCTGGTGGTTTGGGCACAGTATTGCTTTCGCTTGCAGGTCGTGAG ATATTCATGAACTTCCTTTCAAGTATAATGATTCATACAACTCGACCATTTGTTGTGAATGAGCGGATTAAAACAAAGATTAAAGATGATGAGGTTTCTGGTAGAGTTGAG CATGTAGGCTGGTGGTCACCAACAATTGTTAGAGGTGCTGATTGTGAAGCAGTACATATTCCTAACCAGAAGTTGAGTGTAAACATTGTAAGGAATCTTAGTAAGAAATCTCATTGGCGCATCAAGACTCATCTTGCCATCAGTCACTTGGATGTTAACAAGATCAAT ATATTAATATCTTGCTttgttaaaacttcacattccGAAGAGTACCTTCGTGTTAAG gaGGCTATTCTCTTGGATCTTCTCAGAGTTATCGATCATCATGGAGCTCGACTAGCGACCCCCATCCGCACAATTCAGAAGATGTACAGTGTCACTGATTCAGAAGCCGATCCATTTGATGAGAACCTATTCACTCGTTCCAGAGCTAAGGCTAACCGTCCATTCTCATCAAAGGATTCACCTTACAATGTTAAGCCTTCAATTCATTCGAACATTACAAACGAGAAGGATACCAAGTTTGAGGAAACCTTGACATCTGACTTAAAAGTAGATGACGACTTTGCAGGGCCATCAACCTCCACATCCAGTGTAAACTCCAGCAACGAGAAATTTAACCCTTCTGAATCCAAAACCAAGAATATGGATCGTGACAATTCGGTCCAGAAGACATCCAAATCCATGCAGCCCAAGGAAAAAGCAGGAAGTGCAGGAAACAGGACATCACCGGAATTTTTGTTGACTTCCAAGAAGTCAGGCAGAGGAGATGCTACTAATTCTGTTACCTCTTCACCATCAAAGAAAGGtgaagaaaaagataaatctggtgGCTCATCATCATCAACTATTCCTTCCTTGAAAGAGAATATTGTTCTTGATGCTGCCTTGCTGGGAGCGAAACGAACACTTGAAATAGACGACAAAATTAGTCCACCTATCGCTGCAGAGCCTCCAGAATTCGCTATCCAACAGAAAGGATGTGAACCTCGTGGAATTAAGGATCACAAGGGTTGTAAGAAGTCTCCTAATGCTAAGCAGAGTGATTAG
- the LOC112762543 gene encoding mechanosensitive ion channel protein 3, chloroplastic isoform X6: MLCSFHHHHLGLQFHSTMAYSGSHRLHSNIESCGFCHKPMCADRLCFVNINHSPECLRRDSSALILSRVHVPLRPLRCVSVCQSTLIPAGGCEAPLRNLATISLSRPQCTISGKPIVQFVHQFIPALGIIGFAVWGLEPLLRLSRTLFLQTDKSWKKSSLRYLMKSYLQPLLLWTGVMLICRDLDPLVLPSETSQAVKQRLLSFVRSLSTVLTFAYCSSSLIKQAQKSCMEMNDSSDERNMRIDFTGKALYTAIWVAAVSLFMELLGFSTQKWLTAGGLGTVLLSLAGREIFMNFLSSIMIHTTRPFVVNERIKTKIKDDEVSGRVEHVGWWSPTIVRGADCEAVHIPNQKLSVNIVRNLSKKSHWRIKTHLAISHLDVNKINNILADMRKVLAKNPQIEQKRLHRRVFLEDINPENQALMEAILLDLLRVIDHHGARLATPIRTIQKMYSVTDSEADPFDENLFTRSRAKANRPFSSKDSPYNVKPSIHSNITNEKDTKFEETLTSDLKVDDDFAGPSTSTSSVNSSNEKFNPSESKTKNMDRDNSVQKTSKSMQPKEKAGSAGNRTSPEFLLTSKKSGRGDATNSVTSSPSKKGEEKDKSGGSSSSTIPSLKENIVLDAALLGAKRTLEIDDKISPPIAAEPPEFAIQQKGCEPRGIKDHKGCKKSPNAKQSD; encoded by the exons ATGTTGTGCtcatttcatcatcatcaccttgGGCTTCAGTTCCATTCAACAATGGCCTATTCGGGTTCACATAGGCTACACAGCAATATCGAAAGCTGCGGTTTTTGTCAT AAGCCCATGTGTGCAGATCGATTGTGTTTTGTAAATATCAATCATTCGCCAGAGTGTTTG AGGCGGGATTCTTCTGCACTTATCCTATCCAGAGTACATGTCCCACTTAGGCCCTTACGATGTGTTTCGGTGTGCCAGTCCACACTAATACCAGCTGGAGGGTGTGAGGCTCCACTCAGGAATTTGGCTACTATTTCTTTATCAAG GCCACAGTGCACTATATCAGGAAAACCCATTGTACAATTTGTACATCAATTCATCCCTGCCCTTGGTATCATTGGTTTTGCTGTCTGGGGTCTAGAGCCACTTCTGCGCCTGAGCAGGACTCTATTTCTGCAA ACTGACAAAAGTTGGAAGAAAAGTAGTTTGCGTTATTTAATGAAATCTTATCTTCAACCTTTGCTGCTATGGACAGGGGTTATGCTCATATGCAG GGATTTAGATCCATTAGTCTTACCATCAGAAACCAGTCAGGCTGTGAAGCAACGGCTGCTGAGTTTTGTGAGATCCTTGTCAACAGTCCTTACATTTGCTTATTGTTCTTCAAG CTTAATTAAGCAAGCACAAAAAAGTTGTATGGAGATGAATGACTCCAGTGATGAAAGGAAT ATGAGGATTGATTTTACTGGTAAAGCTTTATATACTGCAATATGGGTAGCTGCTGTGTCACTGTTCATGGAGTTGCTGGGATTCTCCACACAGAAATGGTTGACTGCTGGTGGTTTGGGCACAGTATTGCTTTCGCTTGCAGGTCGTGAG ATATTCATGAACTTCCTTTCAAGTATAATGATTCATACAACTCGACCATTTGTTGTGAATGAGCGGATTAAAACAAAGATTAAAGATGATGAGGTTTCTGGTAGAGTTGAG CATGTAGGCTGGTGGTCACCAACAATTGTTAGAGGTGCTGATTGTGAAGCAGTACATATTCCTAACCAGAAGTTGAGTGTAAACATTGTAAGGAATCTTAGTAAGAAATCTCATTGGCGCATCAAGACTCATCTTGCCATCAGTCACTTGGATGTTAACAAGATCAAT AATATCCTAGCTGATATGCGCAAGGTTTTGGCTAAAAATCCTCAAATAGAGCAGAAAAGATTGCATAGAAGGGTTTTTCTGGAGGATATCAATCCAGAAAATCAGGCTCTTATG gaGGCTATTCTCTTGGATCTTCTCAGAGTTATCGATCATCATGGAGCTCGACTAGCGACCCCCATCCGCACAATTCAGAAGATGTACAGTGTCACTGATTCAGAAGCCGATCCATTTGATGAGAACCTATTCACTCGTTCCAGAGCTAAGGCTAACCGTCCATTCTCATCAAAGGATTCACCTTACAATGTTAAGCCTTCAATTCATTCGAACATTACAAACGAGAAGGATACCAAGTTTGAGGAAACCTTGACATCTGACTTAAAAGTAGATGACGACTTTGCAGGGCCATCAACCTCCACATCCAGTGTAAACTCCAGCAACGAGAAATTTAACCCTTCTGAATCCAAAACCAAGAATATGGATCGTGACAATTCGGTCCAGAAGACATCCAAATCCATGCAGCCCAAGGAAAAAGCAGGAAGTGCAGGAAACAGGACATCACCGGAATTTTTGTTGACTTCCAAGAAGTCAGGCAGAGGAGATGCTACTAATTCTGTTACCTCTTCACCATCAAAGAAAGGtgaagaaaaagataaatctggtgGCTCATCATCATCAACTATTCCTTCCTTGAAAGAGAATATTGTTCTTGATGCTGCCTTGCTGGGAGCGAAACGAACACTTGAAATAGACGACAAAATTAGTCCACCTATCGCTGCAGAGCCTCCAGAATTCGCTATCCAACAGAAAGGATGTGAACCTCGTGGAATTAAGGATCACAAGGGTTGTAAGAAGTCTCCTAATGCTAAGCAGAGTGATTAG